From the genome of Colletotrichum destructivum chromosome 10, complete sequence, one region includes:
- a CDS encoding Putative VHS domain, GAT domain, GAT domain superfamily protein: MKAMKGLSVNRMMSTIKKRTTNSFSGPSDASASSDPQSEAPEAIAARSVRQFCESGGPNAQGDEVLYLPPIVDAAESSPAAAAECARVIRKYLSKDNHAKASWQYNAIMLIRILTDNPGPTFTRNMDKKFTDTVKELYRSTHDPSVKQILSETLDTFEATKSDDQGLGELISMWKKEKERSYKQYGVGPLPSRPLLSAQLTYMLLQKPRQSMTGPEPRTMNVPAIDSHSQNYFARNHTNRTLPSPVELASRLEEARTSAKLLSQVVVNTPPQEVINNDLIKEFADRCQSASRSIQMYMVAENPSPDNDTMEHLIDTNEQLQSALNQHQRAVLGARKQLGIGPRSDNTSPVSPQAAEYQHPTRPQDQHSNPPQEWQQAQSSSSSSTPAPPLPTRPAEANGKGKASESFAPPAGPPPKAQQQPLTEDPFRDPHSETNYSSWSRPGGSGSAVELSGEEPRLAFEPYHPGFSSTPSYLGRQDSALGKVTMHGADAAATLGPLSGNSIQTVDLRNRQETLHEDSDDDLYESTPKSSKKKDPVSRY; encoded by the exons ATGAAGGCCATGAAGGGGCTTAGCGTTAATCGCATGATGAGCACCATCAAGAAGCGAACGACGAACA GCTTCAGTGGACCCAGTGatgcgtcggcgtcgtcggacCCGCAGAGCGAGGCTCCCGAAGCTATCGCTGCACGCAGCGTG AGACAATTTTGCGAGTCTGGGGGGCCTAATGCCCAG GGTGATGAAGTACTCTACCTCCCGCCcatcgtcgatgccgccgagtcctccccggccgccgccgccgagtgcGCGCGGGTCATCCGGAAATACCTCTCAAAGGACAACCATGCCAAAGCCTCGTGGCAGTACAATGCCATCATGTTGATTCGCATCTTGACCGACAACCCCGGCCCGACTTTCACGCGCAACATGGACAAGAAGTTTACAGATACGGTCAAGGAACTCTACCGATCTACGCACGACCCCAGCGTCAAACAAATACTGTCGGAGACGTTGGATACCTTTGAGGCCACCAAATCCGACGACCAAGGCCTTGGCGAGCTGATCTCCATgtggaagaaggagaaagagcGCAGTTACAAGCAATATGGTGTAGGACCGCTTCCGAGCCGACCCCTCCTATCTGCCCAACTGACATACATGCTCCTTCAGAAGCCAAGGCAATCCATGACCGGCCCCGAGCCTAGGACCATGAATGTACCCGCAATCGACTCCCATTCCCAGAACTACTTCGCTCGAAACCATACCAACCGGACCTTGCCCAGCCCCGTGGAACTCGCGAGCAGACTGGAGGAAGCGCGAACTTCCGCCAAGCTGCTGTCGCAAGTCGTGGTCAACACTCCCCCTCAGGAGGTCATCAACAATGACCTAATCAAGGAATTCGCCGATAGATGTCAGAGCGCCTCACGAAGTATACAAATGTACATGGTGGCAGAGAACCCGTCCCCCGACAACGACACGATGGAGCACCTGATCGATACGAATGAGCAACTCCAGTCGGCACTCAACCAGCATCAAAGGGCCGTTCTTGGCGCTCGGAAGCAACTTGGCATCGGTCCACGGTCCGATAACACGAGTCCCGTCAGTCCCCAGGCGGCTGAATACCAGCATCCAACTCGTCCACAAGACCAGCACTCCAACCCGCCACAGGAATGGCAGCAGGCACAATCGTCCTCTTCTAGTTCGACGCCGGCACCTCCTTTGCCAACGAGGCCAGCTGAAGCTAATGGCAAGGGAAAGGCTTCGGAATCATTCGCACCGCCTGCCGGTCCTCCGCCAAAAGCGCAACAGCAACCTCTGACCGAAGACCCCTTCAGGGACCCCCATTCAGAGACCAACTATTCTTCTTGGAGCAGACCCGGAGGATCCGGCAGCGCAGTGGAACTCTCGGGTGAAGAGCCGCGTCTGGCTTTCGAGCCCTACCACCCAGGCTTCAGCTCCACCCCAAGCTATCTGGGACGGCAAGACAGTGCTCTTGGCAAGGTTACGAtgcacggcgccgatgccgctgcaACGCTTGGTCCCCTGAGCGGTAATTCGATCCAAACTGTCGACCTCAGAAACCGTCAGGAGACGCTCCACGAAGATTCAGACGACGACCTTTATGAATCTACCCCCAAGAGCTCCAAAAAGAAAGACCCAGTGTCCAGATATTGA
- a CDS encoding Putative leucine-rich repeat domain superfamily, protein MATASSLRAAPQKWSLNDLSSELLALIFDQLRELDERALAAARCLSRRFEAIATPVTYRTLCLNERIVAPDAESRYPNLLRNVSTYTNHVIARSDLNPDGIRRVIDRIQRLRTVRWHYVDAEFRPGRLWLPSDVLNSQQTRFNRTKLFVEDLPLREFEGQLRDTYVRAIPTDLLVSLKLASPAPPLTTRLNSLKQLLLLSRRLETFHYEDRGQGTSFKFVEGERMPPLKDLVLKSYDWNHSKEDTQAYWDFSQLESLDLISVPVFNFLSAVDFPHLAGLRRLHCEDFSAHLVDKRQEATGGLYLLVANHIRALQTLSVTCHIQLFPLDGILKHGASLQVLRFRDHMGFGEEDRRCPTLWAEDLAILAQGLPYVHTLEVDMDVALCDPPEFLRAICNFSSLQTLTLHVQTVLHPLEVVHPGMDRDYDAALRTFQFLLREKQLATPDVPWKKITINVGGWRKVMVRRFSAAWRRQNENGVYAERCFVLGRNEHGQMAYHEEMSVEGRSSTPTPDPPTPNLEADYE, encoded by the exons ATGGCTACCGCATCTTCCCTTCGCGCAGCGCCTCAAAAATGGTCTCTGAATGACCTCAGTTCCGAGCTGCTAGCTCTCATCTTCGATCAG CTACGCGAATTGGACGAGCGCGCCCTTGCCGCTGCCCGGTGCTTGTCGAGACGCTTTGAGGCCATCGCGACGCCTGTCACCTACCGTACTCTGTGCCTCAACGAGCGCATCGTTGCCCCAGATGCCGAATCGCGGTATCCCAATCTCCTCCGCAATGTGTCTACCTACACCAACCATGTCATTGCACGAAGCGATCTTAACCCTGACGGCATTCGACGTGTAATAGACAGGATTCAACGCCTGAGGACTGTACG GTGGCACTACGTCGACGCCGAATTCAGACCGGGACGCCTCTGGCTCCCTTCGGATGTGCTCAACTCCCAGCAAACACGGTTTAATCGTACCAAGCTATTCGTCGAAGACCTGCCGCTCCGGGAATTTGAGGGGCAGCTGCGAGACACCTACGTCCGAGCTATTCCCACAGACCTCCTCGTGTCCCTCAAGCTTGCTAGTCCAGCTCCGCCGCTTACCACGCGACTGAACTCTCTCAAACAGCTTCTCCTGCTGTCCCGGCGCCTCGAGACATTCCACTACGAGGATCGGGGACAAGGAACGAGTTTCAAGTTCGTAGAGGGGGAGCGTATGCCGCCGCTGAAGGACCTGGTTCTCAAGTCTTACGACTGGAACCATTCCAAGGAGGACACCCAAGCATACTGGGACTTCTCCCAACTCGAGTCGCTAGACTTGATTTCAGTGCCCGTCTTTAATTTCCTGTCAGCAGTCGACTTTCCTCATCTTGCGGGACTACGACGGCTGCACTGCGAAGACTTCAGTGCTCATCTTGTCGACAAGCGACAAGAAGCCACAGGCGGCCTATATTTGCTGGTGGCCAACCACATCCGAGCCCTGCAGACACTGAGCGTGACCTGCCACATTCAGCTGTTCCCTCTGGATGGTATCCTCAAGCATGGCGCCTCCCTGCAGGTACTCAGATTTCGCGACCACATGGGATTTGGAGAAGAGGATCGACGTTGCCCAACGCTCTgggccgaggacctcgcaATTTTGGCACAAGGCCTACCATACGTGCACACGCTCGAGGTAGACATGGACGTGGCTCTGTGCGATCCGCCCGAGTTTTTACGCGCCATCTGCAACTTTAGTAGCCTGCAAACTCTCACGCTCCACGTTCAGACCGTTCTTCATCCACTCGAAGTAGTCCACCCGGGGATGGATCGCGACTACGACGCGGCTCTGCGCACTTTCCAGTTCCTATTGCGGGAGAAGCAGCTAGCGACGCCTGATGTTCCGTGGAAGAAAATCACTATCAACGTGGGTGGTTGGCGAAAGGTCATGGTTCGCCGTTTCAGCGCCGCCTGGCGTCGTCAAAACGAAAACGGCGTCTACGCTGAACGATGCTTCGTGCTGGGAAGGAACGAGCATGGGCAGATGGCTTACCATGAGGAAATGAGCGTTGAAGGGCGCTCATCCACACCAACACCCGACCCACCGACGCCGAATCTGGAGGCGGATTACGAGTAG
- a CDS encoding Putative zn(2)Cys(6) fungal-type DNA-binding domain-containing protein, which produces MAEEQGRGPPSIHREDLSIHHREDEARHRLPPVGAPEDPRYSDDRHQRPNMAAPVTLPSIQDPHGAYGQPAYPRSYPPDPRGDPRASNYSASPNSVNGYPPPQPGGHPPQLPPLQPPGDPRSPTYPPPPEARDDYYRSRQPPPPQYGGDPYYQDYHNRQGPPPPGRYPDYPPPGPGGPRYDYPPGAPRYDYGPGGPAMQQAAPRQRTSIACRYCRKRKIRCSGYQSAPGGKCVNCSRMNQECIFQPVSSSSSTAFVPVSAIQGGVPPGTPLYGAYGQPLPPGSLPPPPAQGYAPQPGNGYYQQPLPSPTGGYSPYDAQRAGRRRPRDDDVDELRPPPPDPNSSDDPRRRSPASSSNHSSPGGYMAYPPAGPGGYDPRGPQARHSPGQSTAVAPTQTVDERAAAATHRQSNSSTPAASSSSVMSLNNLVDTNPNDIDRNMLGRLNRGPPGSQRK; this is translated from the exons ATGGCAGAGGAGCAAGGACGAGGGCCGCCTTCTATACACAGAGAAGACCTGTCCATCCACCACCGAGAAGACGAAGCTCGTCACCGACTTCCCCCCGTAGGAGCACCCGAAGACCCCAGATACTCCGACGACAGACACCAGAGACCCAACATGGCCGCACCAGTGACACTCCCCTCCATCCAGGATCCTCACGGAGCGTACGGTCAGCCCGCGTACCCGAGATCATACCCTCCCGATCCTCGAGGTGACCCGCGCGCCAGCAACTACAGCGCATCGCCCAATTCCGTGAACGGCTACCCGCCTCCGCAACCGGGCGGCCACCCCCCTCAATTGCCGCCGTTGCAGCCCCCGGGAGACCCAAGATCCCCCACTTaccctcctccgccagagGCGAGGGACGACTACTATAGGAGCCGCCAACCCCCTCCGCCTCAGTACGGCGGCGATCCCTACTACCAAGACTACCACAACCGCCAAGggccccctcctcctggtcGCTACCCCGATTACCCTCCTCCTGGCCCAGGTGGGCCGCGGTACGACTATCCGCCGGGCGCGCCGCGATACGACTACGGCCCGGGAGGGCCTGCCATGCAGCAAGCAGCGCCTCGTCAGCGCACATCCATTGCTTGCAGATACTGCAGGAAGAGAAAG ATCCGCTGCAGTGGTTACCAAAGCGCCCCAGGGGGGAAATGCGTCAACTGCAGTAGAATGAATCAGGAATGCATATTCCAACCTGTGTCTTCGtccagctcgacggccttcGTTCCCGTATCCGCGATACAAGGCGGCGTTCCACCGGGCACGCCGCTCTATGGAGCCTACGGACAGCCATTGCCTCCAGGCTCATTGCCCCCGCCACCCGCTCAGGGCTACGCCCCTCAACCCGGCAATGGGTACTACCAACAGCCTCTGCCATCCCCCACGGGTGGCTACTCGCCATACGATGCGCAACGCgcaggaagacggcggccgagagacgacgatgtcgacgaactcagaccaccgccgcctgaCCCAAATTCGTCAGACGATCCCCGACGTCgttcgccggcctcgagctcgaacCACAGCAGTCCAGGCGGCTACATGGCCTACCCACCTGCTGGGCCCGGTGGATACGATCCAAGAGGACCCCAGGCAAGACACAGCCCCGGACAATCGACGGCCGTAGCTCCAACGCAAACTGTAGATGAGCGAGCCGCAGCCGCAACACATCGGCAGAGCAACTCCTCAACCCCCGCAGCATCATCTAGCTCGGTAATGAGCCTCAATAATTTAGTGGATACGAACCCCAACGACATTGATAGGAACATGCTTGGAAGATTGAACCGAGGCCCTCCGGGAAGCCAGAGGAAGTAG
- a CDS encoding Putative UBX domain, UBA-like superfamily, Ubiquitin-like domain superfamily — translation MAESGDLDLGQLSAGQQEALQQYTSVTNQDLKDAVPLLQRSQWNVQIAIAKFFDGEGPDPVAEAMAQDIPRTAARHENLQESLHASAGRPQAPRRDRPEPAPRVVPQPNAFHRPPFLIGLLLAPFSIGYSIASKIFRTVFYVLNFLPRQIRPRAITSGPGTGLRSTTGRRMLMPRDTAARFKREFEEEYGNTGLPWFEGGVAQAQDLAKKELKFLLMVLMSPEHDDTESFTRETLLAPDVVSFINDPANNVILWGGNILDSEAYQVAQEYNCTKYPFSAIVCLTPKEGSTRMSIIKRLAGPMPASTYLSEAQAAINKYAPDLAGVRADRTAQEVTRSLRNEQDSAYERSLAKDRERARQRREAEKAAAEAARKAEEEAEAAARREEQREKWKRWRATIMEEEPPASNKDVVRIALKLPESSGGGRIVRRFRNDTTMEALYAFVECYDVLTAPEEVTAEKATAQPEGYEHEYQFRIASVMPRIVYEPSKEETMAQKIGRSGNLIVEDMSADGESDEGEDYSS, via the exons ATGGCGGAGAGCGGGGACTTAGACTTGGGACAGCTATCGGCAGGTCAGCAAGAGGCTTTGCAGCAGTACACCAGTGTCACAAACCAAGACCTTAAGGATGCGGTACCACTACTGCAGCGGTCACAATGGAATGTCCAG atcgccatcgccaagttctttgacggcgagggcccCGACCCAGTCGCGGAAGCTATGGCGCAGGATATTCCACGGACAGCAGCACGGCATGAGAACCTCCAAGAAAGTTTGCATGCCTCGGCAGGCCGACCGCAAGCTCCCCGAAGAGATCGCCCTGAGCCCGCACCGCGAGTCGTTCCCCAGCCGAATGCCTTCCACCGGCCTCCTTTTTTGATCGGGCTGCTGTTGGCACCCTTCAGCATCGGATACAGTATCGCGTCCAAGATCTTCCGTACGGTCTTCTACGTGCTCAACTTCCTCCCAAGACAAATTCGGCCACGGGCCATCACAAGTGGGCCGGGAACTGGACTAAGGAGCACCACTGGACGCCGCATGCTAATGCCTCGGGATACGGCTGCACGTTTTAAACGCGAGTTCGAAGAAGAGTACGGTAACACGGGGTTGCCGTGGTTCGAGGGTGGCGTTGCTCAGGCGCAAGACTTGGCCAAAAAGGAACTCAAATTTCTCCTCATGGTCCTCATGTCGCCCGAGCACGACGACACGGAATCCTTCACGAGAGAGACGCTGCTGGCCCCCGATGTGGTCAGCTTTATCAATGACCCAGCGAACAACGTCATTCTATGGGGCGGCAACATACTGGACTCGGAAGCTTACCAGGTTGCTCAAGAATACAACTGCACCAAGTACCCGTTCTCGGCAATCGTATGCCTCACACCCAAGGAGGGAAGCACCAGAATGAGTATCATCAAGCGCCTGGCCGGCCCTATGCCAGCATCTACATATCTCTCGGAGGCACAGGCCGCTATTAACAAGTATGCGCCGGACCTGGCAGGCGTTCGGGCGGACAGAACAGCGCAGGAAGTGACGCGGAGCCTCAGGAACGAACAGGATTCCGCCTACGAGCGATCGTTGGCCAAGGACAGAGAAAGAGCACGGCAACGGCGCGAGGCGGAAAAGGCTGCGGCGGAGGCCGCGCGGAAGGCTgaagaagaggccgaggctgccgCAAGACGCGAGGAACAACGGGAGAAGTGGAAACGCTGGCGGGCGACGATAATGGAAGAAgagccgccggcgagcaACAAGGATGTTGTCCGAATTGCGCTCAAATTGCCCGAGTCGTCCGGTGGGGGGAGAATCGTGCGCCGATTCCGAAACGATACAACGATGGAAGCACTCTATGCGTTTGTGGAATGCTACGACGTATTGACGGCACCCGAGGAGGTCACTGCGGAGAAGGCGACAGCGCAGCCCGAAGGCTACGAGCATGAGTACCAATTCCGTATCGCATCTGTTATGCCCCGGATTGTGTACGAGCCCAGTAAGGAGGAGACGATGGCACAAAAGATTGGACGGTCAGGAAACCTGATTGTGGAAGACATGTCGGCTGATGGCGAGTCAGACGAAGGAGAGGATTACTCGTCGTGA